The proteins below come from a single Arthrobacter crystallopoietes genomic window:
- a CDS encoding metal-dependent hydrolase family protein translates to MHQARLPATPSSTGTVLRLTGARLIDGTGAAPVDNAEVLIDGDRILYAGPARNTDDHPEATTVDLKGKTLLPGFIDTHVHLSLSLETPPAESAARFGSERVLAAARIIHDTLMAGITTARDLGGLDAGYRRAIAAGTILGPRLHLAVAVLSPTGGHSDMCMPNGTNAMPHTQGMITVDSDDEMRRAVRTLIRSEADVIKICTTGGVSSPSDTPHDLGVPEHQVRLIKDETARRSGQPVAAHAQGTAGILEAIRGGVNSVEHGYEIDDDGIALMLEQEAFLVPTLSSALRVPDPANVPAYLYEKKVQWSGIAREHLGKALKAGVKVALGTDAGVCPHGENLKELAHLVELGLSPMDAIVAGTKHAAELMRLEDHLGTLQTGKLADLVITEIDPLTDITLMADPANIGAIIQGGRCVKDLKGWLPLPPTTTTFTAP, encoded by the coding sequence ATGCACCAAGCACGGCTTCCCGCCACGCCCTCATCCACCGGCACCGTCCTCAGGCTCACCGGAGCCAGACTCATCGACGGCACCGGCGCAGCACCGGTCGATAACGCAGAAGTCCTCATCGACGGCGACCGCATCCTCTACGCCGGCCCGGCGCGGAACACCGATGACCACCCCGAAGCCACCACCGTTGACCTCAAAGGAAAAACGCTCCTGCCGGGATTCATCGACACCCACGTACACCTCTCCCTGTCGCTGGAAACACCCCCCGCAGAGAGCGCCGCACGGTTCGGCTCCGAACGCGTCCTGGCCGCCGCCCGCATCATCCACGACACCCTCATGGCAGGAATCACGACCGCCCGGGACCTCGGCGGCCTCGACGCCGGCTACCGCAGGGCCATAGCCGCCGGCACCATCCTCGGCCCGCGCCTGCACCTGGCCGTCGCAGTCCTCTCCCCCACCGGCGGCCACTCGGACATGTGCATGCCCAACGGTACAAACGCCATGCCACACACCCAAGGCATGATCACCGTCGACTCCGATGACGAAATGCGCCGGGCCGTACGCACCCTCATCCGATCCGAAGCCGACGTCATCAAAATCTGCACCACCGGCGGCGTGTCCAGCCCTTCGGACACCCCCCACGACCTCGGCGTTCCCGAACACCAGGTCCGGCTCATCAAAGACGAGACAGCCCGGCGCAGCGGCCAGCCCGTCGCCGCCCACGCCCAGGGCACTGCAGGCATCCTCGAAGCAATCCGCGGAGGAGTCAACAGCGTCGAACACGGATACGAGATCGATGACGACGGCATCGCCCTCATGCTCGAGCAGGAAGCTTTCCTTGTCCCGACCCTCAGCTCCGCACTCCGCGTCCCCGACCCGGCGAACGTACCGGCCTACCTATACGAAAAAAAGGTCCAGTGGTCCGGCATCGCCCGGGAACACCTCGGCAAAGCCCTGAAGGCAGGCGTCAAAGTCGCCCTGGGCACAGACGCCGGCGTCTGCCCCCACGGCGAAAACCTCAAAGAGCTCGCCCACCTGGTTGAACTGGGACTCTCCCCCATGGACGCCATCGTTGCAGGCACAAAACACGCAGCAGAACTCATGCGGCTGGAAGACCACCTGGGGACCCTGCAGACCGGCAAGCTCGCCGACCTGGTCATCACCGAAATCGACCCGCTAACAGACATCACCCTCATGGCAGACCCAGCCAATATCGGCGCCATCATCCAAGGCGGACGGTGCGTCAAGGACCTCAAAGGCTGGCTCCCCCTGCCCCCGACCACCACAACATTCACCGCCCCCTAG
- a CDS encoding Lrp/AsnC family transcriptional regulator: MELPAEDLELIHALQLSPRATWAELGSVLGRHPATLAARWERLRSDGQAWVTCHIGTAEGQGCVTFVGIQCRPGQRTKVLERLCAVPEIGTIEEAARAWDLRLTVLTRSWEQVARDVLPLVRTDPDILRSQVTLATRLYSAGNNWRLDVLSPEQQRRIAALHSGVVRPPGATPATLPQLMTVLARNGRASATEIAAATGTHPTTVARHLRQALETGLVALRCELAQNYSGYPIGCQWYVRVPPAQLEAAVSYLQSHRTLRLCAATTGDANLTFYLWLRTPGAIADVETGLQKAAPGVQVIESDVGVRTHKRTGWMLNENSTATGEMIVGTTSG, translated from the coding sequence ATGGAGCTACCCGCCGAGGATCTCGAACTGATCCACGCCCTCCAGCTCTCTCCCCGCGCCACCTGGGCCGAGCTCGGCTCCGTGCTGGGACGGCATCCCGCGACGCTCGCCGCCCGATGGGAACGGCTGCGGTCCGACGGACAGGCCTGGGTCACGTGCCATATCGGAACCGCCGAAGGCCAGGGGTGCGTCACTTTCGTCGGCATCCAATGCCGTCCCGGGCAGCGGACGAAGGTACTGGAACGCTTATGCGCGGTCCCCGAGATCGGAACCATCGAGGAAGCGGCCCGGGCGTGGGATCTGCGGCTGACCGTCCTGACGCGCAGCTGGGAGCAGGTGGCTAGGGACGTGCTGCCCCTGGTGCGCACCGATCCGGACATTCTGCGCAGCCAGGTGACGCTGGCGACCAGGCTTTACTCTGCGGGGAACAACTGGCGCTTGGATGTCTTGTCCCCCGAGCAGCAGCGGCGCATTGCTGCCTTGCATTCCGGTGTGGTGCGTCCGCCCGGAGCCACGCCTGCGACACTGCCCCAGTTGATGACTGTGCTGGCCCGGAACGGGCGGGCCTCGGCCACCGAGATCGCGGCTGCAACCGGTACTCATCCGACGACGGTGGCCCGGCACCTGCGCCAGGCCCTTGAGACGGGCCTGGTGGCGTTGCGCTGCGAACTCGCCCAGAATTACTCGGGCTATCCCATCGGATGCCAGTGGTATGTGCGCGTTCCGCCCGCGCAGCTGGAGGCCGCGGTCAGCTATCTACAGTCCCACCGCACCCTGCGGCTGTGCGCCGCTACCACGGGAGATGCGAACCTGACATTCTATCTTTGGCTGCGCACCCCAGGCGCCATCGCCGACGTGGAAACAGGGCTCCAGAAGGCGGCGCCAGGAGTGCAGGTCATCGAGTCCGATGTCGGGGTCCGGACTCACAAGCGCACGGGTTGGATGCTGAACGAGAATTCCACCGCAACCGGTGAAATGATTGTTGGCACCACTTCGGGCTAA
- a CDS encoding M20 metallopeptidase family protein, which translates to MAGDIADLRHRLHREPEIGLDLPHTQEKVLSALDGLGYEISTGTDTSSVTAVLRGTAGTRASGTERPVVLLRGDMDALPVQEKTGLEYASEIPGAMHGCGHDLHTAMLVGAANLLASRRDQLAGDVVLMFQPGEEGYDGAGVMIREGVLDAAGARPNAAYALHVMSALGDSGAFLSRPGAVMSSSDGLVVTVHGAGGHGSAPFAAKDPVTVAAEMVMALQSMVTRQFDVFDPVVISVGMLQAGTKRNVIPDTARFEATIRSFSAQAKARLKASIPRLLGAIAEGHGLEATVDYIEEYPLTLNDGAESAFARHAVNELFGPERYRELANPLAGSEDFSRILAEVPGAFLFLSAVPEGTDSTEAAYNHSPFAVFDDAVLADGSALYARLALERLASA; encoded by the coding sequence ATGGCCGGCGATATCGCCGACCTGCGCCACCGCCTGCACCGCGAGCCGGAGATCGGTCTGGATCTTCCGCACACTCAGGAGAAGGTTCTCAGCGCCCTCGACGGCCTGGGCTACGAGATCTCCACGGGCACGGACACCTCGTCCGTAACGGCCGTGCTGCGAGGAACGGCGGGAACACGGGCCAGCGGAACGGAGCGCCCGGTAGTGCTGCTGCGCGGGGACATGGACGCCCTTCCGGTACAGGAGAAGACGGGCCTCGAGTACGCCTCCGAGATCCCCGGGGCCATGCACGGGTGCGGCCACGATCTGCACACGGCGATGCTCGTCGGTGCCGCGAACCTGCTCGCCTCCCGGCGGGACCAGCTGGCCGGCGATGTCGTCCTGATGTTCCAACCCGGCGAAGAGGGCTATGACGGGGCCGGTGTCATGATCCGCGAAGGCGTCCTCGACGCCGCCGGGGCCCGCCCGAACGCCGCTTATGCGCTCCACGTGATGAGTGCCCTCGGCGATAGCGGGGCCTTCCTCTCCCGACCGGGCGCCGTGATGAGCTCTTCGGACGGACTGGTCGTGACCGTCCACGGGGCAGGCGGGCATGGCTCTGCGCCCTTCGCTGCCAAGGACCCCGTCACGGTCGCAGCCGAAATGGTTATGGCACTGCAGTCCATGGTCACCCGGCAGTTCGACGTGTTCGACCCGGTCGTGATTTCCGTCGGCATGCTCCAGGCGGGCACCAAGCGCAACGTCATCCCCGACACGGCCCGCTTCGAAGCGACCATCCGCTCCTTCTCCGCGCAGGCCAAAGCGCGGCTGAAAGCCTCGATCCCGCGGCTGCTGGGAGCCATCGCCGAAGGCCACGGACTGGAGGCCACGGTCGACTACATCGAAGAGTATCCGCTGACCCTCAACGACGGCGCCGAGTCCGCGTTCGCGCGGCACGCCGTCAACGAACTGTTCGGCCCGGAGCGCTACCGGGAACTGGCCAATCCGCTGGCCGGCTCGGAGGACTTCTCCCGCATCCTGGCCGAGGTGCCGGGGGCGTTCCTGTTCCTCTCCGCCGTGCCTGAAGGCACCGACTCCACCGAGGCCGCCTACAACCACTCACCGTTCGCCGTCTTTGACGACGCAGTGCTGGCCGACGGCAGCGCGCTTTACGCGCGGCTGGCGCTCGAACGACTCGCGTCCGCCTGA
- a CDS encoding MFS transporter translates to MSFPRPHTTKQSDGSAPETRPPRSTTIKTLIGTGAGNAVEWYDWAIYATFASFIASQLFSKQDSSSAFLATLAIFAVGFVARPLGGFIFGWIGDKVGRKASMTLCVGLASLGSLAIGLTPTYDSIGAGASLMLLVARLIQGLAHGGELPSAQTYLSEMAPSSRRGYWASLIYASGTVGILFGTLLGAVLSSAMPESAMAAYGWRIPFLLGAVFGLVALIMRSRMEESELFKSEAAAHDAVVPGHHAPARGGLFTDLARHWRQALQVIGLTVGLTVAYYVWGVSTPAYAINVLKIDAAEALWAGVAANLVFIVALPLWGRLSDRIGRKPVLLISGIGSALLFFPATWFVRDSALQLGLAMSAMLIFIAGSASIMPAVYSELFPTAVRTIGVAIPYALCVAAFGGTAAYLQAGFGIWFGDAGPTAFALYTIALLLVGTATVLSLREGRGVDLSNR, encoded by the coding sequence ATGTCCTTCCCCCGCCCCCACACCACCAAGCAGTCCGACGGGTCCGCCCCCGAGACCCGTCCGCCCCGGTCCACAACCATCAAGACGCTGATCGGCACCGGCGCCGGAAACGCCGTCGAATGGTACGACTGGGCCATCTACGCCACCTTCGCTTCCTTCATCGCTTCCCAGCTGTTCAGCAAGCAAGACTCCTCCAGCGCCTTCCTCGCGACCCTCGCGATCTTCGCCGTCGGCTTCGTGGCCAGACCGCTCGGCGGTTTCATCTTCGGCTGGATCGGTGACAAGGTCGGCCGGAAGGCATCGATGACGCTCTGCGTCGGTCTGGCCTCGCTGGGCTCCCTCGCGATCGGCCTCACCCCCACGTACGACTCGATCGGCGCAGGCGCGTCCCTCATGCTGCTCGTTGCACGGCTCATCCAGGGCCTCGCGCACGGCGGCGAGCTGCCGAGCGCCCAGACCTACCTGTCGGAAATGGCACCGTCCTCCCGCCGCGGCTACTGGGCATCGCTGATCTACGCCTCGGGCACGGTCGGCATCCTGTTCGGCACCCTGCTGGGCGCAGTCCTCTCCAGCGCCATGCCGGAATCAGCCATGGCCGCCTACGGCTGGCGCATCCCCTTCCTCCTGGGCGCAGTCTTCGGGCTGGTCGCTCTGATCATGCGCTCCCGCATGGAAGAGTCCGAACTCTTCAAGTCCGAGGCGGCCGCCCATGACGCCGTCGTCCCCGGCCACCACGCCCCGGCCCGCGGCGGCCTGTTCACCGATCTGGCTCGGCACTGGCGCCAGGCCCTGCAGGTCATCGGCCTCACTGTAGGCCTGACCGTCGCCTACTACGTCTGGGGCGTCTCCACCCCCGCCTACGCCATCAACGTGCTAAAGATTGACGCGGCGGAGGCGCTCTGGGCCGGCGTGGCGGCCAACTTGGTGTTCATCGTGGCCCTGCCGCTCTGGGGCCGGCTCTCGGACCGGATCGGCCGCAAACCGGTCCTGCTCATCAGCGGCATTGGCAGCGCCCTGCTCTTCTTCCCCGCTACCTGGTTCGTCCGGGACTCGGCCTTGCAGCTGGGCCTGGCCATGTCTGCCATGCTGATCTTCATCGCCGGATCGGCCTCGATCATGCCAGCGGTGTACTCGGAGCTCTTCCCCACCGCCGTCCGCACCATCGGCGTGGCCATCCCATATGCGCTCTGCGTGGCGGCGTTCGGCGGCACCGCGGCCTACCTGCAGGCCGGATTCGGCATCTGGTTCGGCGACGCCGGCCCCACCGCTTTCGCGCTGTACACGATTGCCCTGCTGCTCGTCGGCACGGCGACTGTACTCTCGCTGCGCGAAGGCCGCGGAGTCGACCTCAGCAACCGTTAG
- a CDS encoding ATP-binding protein, whose translation MEPALNPYSPGSGLQPGFLAGRQAEIDAFDLLLVRTERSFSNRGMVLSGLRGVGKTVLLNRLRGLALHHDWLTIKIEGQPGEAGAAEARKTLARELQVASRRYIGRVGLEKFRQLLGTVTSFTAGFGVEGISLGVERDPARAGTGLIEIDLRDLIEDVSAAMRSIRKGFIIFIDEMQDLDEDLLSALVTCQHHAGQLELPFYIVGAGLPNLPARLAEVRSYAERLFDFRLIGTLAEADARESFTVPAKQVGAEYGSKALDILVDVTGRYPYFIQEFGSAMWEVAQASPFTEEDAQAAATIGLQRLDSGFFPSRWDRATPREREYLATMALDGDQGSSTGEIAQRLSAKATSLAPTRGQLIAKGLIYSSEYGKVAFTVPGMADFIKRQHHEI comes from the coding sequence ATGGAACCTGCCCTGAACCCTTACAGTCCCGGGTCCGGCCTGCAGCCGGGTTTTCTAGCCGGCCGGCAGGCCGAGATCGACGCTTTCGACTTACTTTTGGTCCGAACCGAGCGGTCCTTCTCCAACCGCGGAATGGTGCTGAGCGGGCTGCGGGGCGTCGGCAAAACAGTGCTGCTTAACCGGCTTCGGGGCCTGGCGCTCCATCATGACTGGCTGACGATCAAGATCGAAGGGCAGCCGGGGGAAGCCGGTGCCGCCGAGGCGCGTAAAACCCTTGCCCGCGAGCTTCAGGTGGCCTCCCGGCGCTACATCGGCCGTGTCGGGCTGGAAAAATTCCGTCAGCTGCTGGGAACAGTCACGTCTTTTACTGCCGGGTTCGGGGTTGAAGGTATTTCGCTCGGGGTGGAGCGGGATCCGGCGCGGGCGGGAACGGGTTTGATCGAAATTGACCTCCGTGACCTGATCGAGGATGTTTCGGCGGCAATGCGAAGCATCCGCAAGGGGTTCATCATCTTTATCGACGAAATGCAGGATCTGGACGAGGACCTGCTCTCTGCTCTCGTCACCTGCCAGCACCATGCCGGGCAGCTGGAGTTGCCCTTCTACATCGTCGGAGCGGGCCTGCCGAATCTGCCCGCCCGTTTGGCTGAGGTCCGCAGCTACGCCGAAAGGCTCTTTGATTTCCGCCTCATCGGGACCTTGGCCGAGGCCGATGCCAGAGAATCTTTCACCGTTCCGGCCAAGCAAGTGGGCGCCGAGTACGGCAGCAAAGCCCTGGACATCCTGGTAGACGTTACGGGCCGTTACCCGTATTTCATCCAGGAATTCGGCAGCGCCATGTGGGAAGTGGCCCAAGCCTCGCCCTTCACCGAAGAGGACGCCCAAGCGGCGGCAACCATCGGTCTGCAGCGGCTGGACTCCGGGTTCTTCCCCTCGCGCTGGGACCGGGCAACCCCGCGGGAACGCGAATACCTGGCGACCATGGCCCTCGACGGAGACCAGGGGTCATCAACCGGAGAGATCGCACAACGCCTGAGTGCCAAGGCCACCAGCCTGGCGCCTACACGGGGCCAGCTGATCGCCAAGGGCCTGATCTACTCCTCCGAGTACGGGAAAGTCGCCTTCACCGTCCCAGGGATGGCGGATTTCATCAAGCGACAGCACCACGAGATCTGA
- a CDS encoding ArsR/SmtB family transcription factor, whose translation MVDQPDFHAPLYEVKANLFKGLAHPVRIRVLELLAESPQVSVADLIGGTGQEASNLSQHLSVLRRHHLVVAERRGLQVFYRLAYPQVADLLRVARSLLTEVLATTQKNLELSIAPAMSVSAEDRP comes from the coding sequence ATGGTAGATCAACCCGATTTCCACGCCCCGCTTTACGAGGTCAAGGCGAACCTCTTCAAAGGCCTGGCCCATCCGGTGCGGATCCGTGTGCTCGAACTCCTGGCGGAGTCGCCGCAGGTTTCCGTGGCCGACCTCATTGGCGGTACGGGTCAGGAAGCCTCGAACCTCTCGCAGCACCTGTCCGTGCTGCGGCGCCATCATCTGGTAGTGGCCGAGCGCCGTGGCCTGCAGGTGTTTTACCGGCTGGCCTACCCGCAGGTCGCCGACCTGCTCAGGGTGGCCCGCAGCCTGCTGACCGAAGTGCTGGCCACCACGCAGAAGAATCTTGAACTCTCCATTGCGCCAGCAATGTCCGTGAGTGCGGAGGACCGGCCGTGA
- a CDS encoding SulP family inorganic anion transporter yields the protein MSLLRSARQLLPGTADYAPLKRSWKNDLIAGITVGIVALPLALAFGVSSGAGAAAGLITAIVAGVVAAVFGGSNVQVSGPTGAMVVVLAPVIALHGMQSLALVTIMAGVIVLAAGALKLGRAVGYIPWPVIEGFTLGIAIIIFLQQVPAAFGVPAGDSTNAAVAAFQSLRNTDFSTLFWPLVLVLIVAAIMLAAPKIHPQLPGSIIGIIVATLVAGLAGLPVTRIGDLPSSLPAPSVPYFDPGLVTALLGPALTIAALAAIESLLSARVAASISDTGPYDPDRELVGQGLASVASGFFGGMPATGAIARTAVNIRAGAKTRASTIVHALVLLGVVYLATGPVGQIPLAALSGVLMVTAFRMISPATLRSVIGSTRADTVTFFVTAVITVSFDLIQAVEIGIVVAAFFALRSLVKASGVHREELPGPAQDGDEQIALFRLDGALFFGASERVLERVSAIRSVHVVIIRMSQLQILDATGARVIAELVTALERRGITVLIKGIQERHLKLATHVGVLESLRHHKHLFAELEPAVEHARSHVSRARQQTTTARTRGMS from the coding sequence GTGAGCCTCCTGCGTTCGGCCCGCCAACTGCTGCCGGGCACGGCGGACTATGCCCCGCTGAAGCGCAGTTGGAAGAACGATCTGATTGCCGGCATTACGGTGGGCATCGTTGCCCTGCCGCTGGCTCTGGCGTTCGGCGTCAGTTCGGGAGCCGGCGCGGCCGCAGGATTGATCACGGCCATCGTGGCCGGGGTTGTGGCCGCTGTTTTTGGTGGCTCCAATGTCCAGGTCTCCGGCCCCACCGGTGCAATGGTGGTGGTGCTCGCACCGGTTATTGCCCTGCACGGCATGCAGTCCCTGGCCCTCGTGACGATTATGGCCGGCGTCATCGTGCTGGCCGCGGGCGCCCTGAAACTCGGCCGCGCGGTCGGCTACATTCCGTGGCCAGTGATTGAGGGTTTCACCCTCGGCATCGCCATCATCATCTTCCTGCAGCAGGTCCCCGCCGCCTTCGGTGTGCCGGCCGGTGACAGCACCAATGCCGCCGTCGCTGCGTTCCAATCGCTGCGGAACACGGACTTCTCCACCCTTTTCTGGCCCCTTGTCCTGGTCCTGATTGTCGCCGCGATCATGCTGGCCGCCCCGAAGATCCATCCGCAGCTGCCCGGGTCCATCATCGGCATCATTGTTGCCACGTTGGTTGCAGGTTTGGCCGGGCTCCCCGTTACGAGGATCGGCGACCTGCCCAGCTCGCTGCCGGCACCATCCGTTCCTTACTTCGATCCGGGTCTCGTCACGGCGCTGCTTGGCCCGGCCCTGACCATCGCGGCGCTGGCCGCCATCGAGTCACTGCTGTCGGCGCGCGTGGCCGCGTCCATCTCGGATACCGGTCCCTACGATCCGGACCGCGAGCTGGTGGGTCAGGGCTTGGCATCGGTGGCATCGGGCTTCTTCGGAGGCATGCCGGCAACCGGGGCCATCGCCCGGACCGCCGTCAACATCAGGGCCGGCGCAAAGACCCGCGCTTCCACGATCGTGCACGCGCTGGTGCTCCTCGGCGTCGTCTACCTGGCCACCGGGCCGGTGGGACAGATCCCGCTGGCAGCACTTTCCGGTGTGTTGATGGTGACCGCTTTCCGGATGATCTCCCCGGCGACCCTGCGCAGCGTCATCGGCTCCACCCGCGCCGATACCGTCACCTTCTTCGTCACCGCCGTCATTACGGTGTCCTTTGACCTGATCCAGGCGGTGGAAATCGGTATCGTCGTCGCTGCCTTCTTCGCCCTGCGCTCCCTGGTCAAGGCCAGCGGCGTGCACCGCGAGGAACTTCCCGGCCCGGCACAGGACGGGGACGAACAGATTGCCCTCTTCCGCCTTGACGGCGCCTTGTTCTTCGGGGCTTCCGAGCGCGTGCTGGAACGGGTGAGCGCCATCCGCAGTGTCCACGTGGTCATTATCCGGATGTCCCAGCTGCAGATCCTCGATGCCACCGGGGCAAGGGTTATCGCCGAGCTCGTGACCGCCCTGGAACGCCGCGGGATCACGGTCCTCATCAAAGGGATCCAGGAGCGGCACCTGAAGCTGGCAACACACGTGGGCGTACTGGAATCATTGCGCCACCACAAACACCTGTTCGCAGAGCTGGAACCGGCCGTGGAACACGCGCGCAGCCACGTCTCACGTGCCCGGCAGCAAACAACGACCGCTAGAACTCGAGGCATGTCATAG
- a CDS encoding multicopper oxidase domain-containing protein, producing MTTKAAGQTLRPARRSSWHRKASLPVTVWFVLLVVLAFAHPFVPESRWLLVHMFTLGMVTNSILVWSQHFTEALLKNRLPDTARAMQLWRIRTLNAGIVVTIAGILSGIWLLTLIGAVVVGGSVAWHAVHLMLQLRRALPSRFATTVKFYIAAALLLPAGAAFGAALAYGLNDAAHARLLLAHQVTNLLGFVGLTVIGTLITLWPTILHTRMPAGMDLAGWRSLVAMGAGLAVSVLGALAGLAPAAAIGVLLYLAGVAYIGVYFIRCALAKRPDDFPGFSVGAGLLWLGGSLIALFAMLVSGPLDPHRLEELTAPFAAGFVAQVLLGVMGYLMPAVMGGGPAAVKAAGAQMSKFAMLRIAVVNFGLLLCVLPVPSWVRVIVSVLVLLAFASFLPLMFRAVKASVAGRKALAANGGKPLPLQVGAAPRPKNHLAWGAAGVILVLLGAAGGVALDPAALSGSTAPASAVEPTGETTTVRVSANNMRFSPASVDVPEGNRLVIELTNEDPTTVHDLRLATGQESGRLYPGESATLDAGIIGTDTEGWCTVVGHRSQGMVFQIKVTGSAEAGSAADAGIAAQVPADGHANHMNNDDGTGVAADVLDFHAPPGQDFEPRAAELAPAAPRSTHQLTLNVEELAQEVAPGIVQQAWTFNGRVMGPTLRGKVGDRFEITLVNNGTMGHSVDFHAGAVSPDEPMRTIPPGESLVYEFTAERSGIWLYHCGTMPMSAHIASGLFGAVIIDPADLPAVDKEFLLVQSEAYLGEQAGPVNVDKIAADDPDIVMFNGHATQYMHHPLKVKAGERLRIWLLAAGPSRGTSFHVVGGQFDTVFKEGAYLLEPDNAERGGAQALDLAAAQGGFVELGFAEAGRYTFVNHAFVDAERGATGVIEVAD from the coding sequence ATGACAACGAAAGCGGCAGGGCAAACCCTCCGGCCGGCGCGCCGGTCCTCATGGCACCGCAAGGCCAGCCTTCCGGTCACCGTGTGGTTTGTGCTGCTCGTTGTCCTGGCGTTCGCGCATCCATTCGTCCCCGAATCGCGGTGGCTGCTGGTCCACATGTTCACGCTGGGCATGGTGACCAACTCCATCCTGGTCTGGAGCCAGCACTTTACCGAGGCGCTGCTGAAGAACCGCCTGCCGGATACGGCGCGGGCTATGCAGCTGTGGCGCATCCGGACCTTGAACGCCGGGATCGTAGTGACCATTGCCGGCATTCTGTCCGGCATCTGGCTCCTGACATTGATCGGCGCCGTAGTGGTGGGCGGTTCGGTTGCCTGGCATGCCGTGCATCTGATGCTGCAACTGCGCCGCGCGCTGCCATCACGGTTCGCCACCACGGTGAAGTTCTATATAGCAGCCGCGTTGCTGCTGCCGGCCGGGGCCGCTTTCGGGGCGGCACTGGCCTACGGATTGAACGACGCGGCCCATGCCCGCCTCCTGCTGGCACACCAGGTGACCAATCTGCTCGGCTTCGTCGGACTGACGGTGATCGGAACCCTGATCACGCTCTGGCCTACCATTCTGCATACCCGGATGCCCGCCGGGATGGACCTGGCCGGTTGGCGCAGCCTGGTTGCCATGGGCGCCGGACTGGCGGTTTCGGTACTCGGGGCGCTGGCCGGGCTGGCTCCGGCCGCAGCCATCGGTGTCCTGCTTTACCTGGCCGGGGTGGCCTACATCGGCGTGTACTTTATCCGCTGTGCCCTGGCGAAGCGGCCGGACGATTTCCCCGGCTTTTCGGTCGGCGCCGGACTGTTGTGGCTGGGTGGATCGCTGATCGCGCTCTTCGCGATGCTGGTCTCCGGACCGCTGGACCCGCATCGGTTGGAAGAGCTGACCGCGCCGTTCGCCGCCGGGTTCGTGGCCCAGGTGCTGCTGGGCGTGATGGGCTACCTGATGCCTGCCGTGATGGGCGGAGGCCCTGCGGCGGTCAAGGCAGCCGGCGCGCAGATGAGCAAATTCGCGATGCTGCGCATCGCCGTCGTGAATTTTGGTTTGCTGCTCTGCGTGCTGCCGGTGCCCAGCTGGGTGCGGGTCATCGTATCCGTGCTGGTGCTGTTGGCGTTCGCCTCGTTCCTGCCGCTGATGTTCCGGGCCGTGAAAGCCTCTGTTGCGGGGCGGAAGGCGCTGGCGGCCAACGGCGGCAAGCCGCTGCCGCTGCAGGTCGGGGCAGCGCCCCGGCCGAAGAACCACCTTGCCTGGGGCGCCGCCGGGGTGATCCTGGTGCTGCTCGGCGCGGCCGGCGGTGTGGCCCTGGACCCGGCAGCGCTGTCCGGTTCCACCGCTCCAGCCTCCGCAGTTGAACCTACCGGCGAGACCACTACGGTCCGGGTCTCGGCCAACAATATGCGCTTCTCACCCGCATCCGTGGATGTCCCCGAGGGCAACCGGCTGGTCATCGAACTGACCAACGAGGATCCCACCACGGTGCATGACCTGCGGCTGGCCACGGGGCAGGAATCCGGCCGGCTCTACCCGGGCGAATCCGCCACCCTCGACGCGGGCATCATCGGCACGGACACAGAAGGCTGGTGCACCGTGGTGGGCCACCGCAGCCAGGGCATGGTCTTTCAGATCAAGGTGACCGGCTCCGCCGAGGCCGGGAGCGCGGCGGATGCTGGAATCGCGGCGCAGGTTCCGGCCGACGGCCATGCAAACCACATGAACAACGACGACGGCACGGGCGTTGCCGCAGACGTGCTGGATTTCCATGCCCCGCCGGGCCAGGACTTCGAGCCGCGTGCAGCAGAGCTGGCGCCGGCTGCGCCTCGCAGCACGCACCAGCTGACCCTCAACGTCGAGGAACTGGCGCAGGAGGTGGCTCCCGGCATCGTGCAGCAGGCCTGGACCTTCAACGGCCGCGTCATGGGGCCGACGCTGCGGGGCAAGGTCGGCGACAGATTCGAAATCACGCTGGTCAACAACGGAACCATGGGCCACTCGGTGGACTTCCATGCCGGTGCTGTTTCCCCGGACGAGCCCATGCGGACCATTCCGCCGGGCGAATCGCTGGTGTACGAGTTCACGGCAGAGCGTTCCGGCATCTGGCTCTACCACTGCGGCACCATGCCGATGTCTGCGCACATAGCCTCCGGCCTGTTCGGCGCGGTGATCATCGACCCGGCAGACCTGCCGGCGGTAGACAAGGAGTTCCTGCTGGTCCAGTCCGAGGCCTATCTCGGTGAGCAGGCCGGGCCGGTAAACGTGGACAAGATTGCTGCAGACGATCCGGACATCGTGATGTTCAACGGCCACGCCACGCAATACATGCACCACCCACTGAAGGTGAAGGCCGGGGAGCGCCTGCGTATCTGGCTGCTGGCCGCAGGTCCTTCCCGCGGCACCAGCTTCCATGTAGTGGGCGGGCAGTTCGACACCGTGTTCAAGGAAGGCGCCTACCTGCTGGAGCCGGACAACGCCGAACGGGGCGGGGCGCAGGCCCTTGACCTGGCGGCCGCGCAAGGCGGATTCGTCGAGCTCGGGTTCGCGGAGGCCGGCCGATACACGTTCGTCAACCATGCCTTCGTGGACGCCGAACGCGGGGCGACGGGCGTCATTGAAGTAGCCGACTAG